AGTGCTCCTTCCCTGGACAGACTATGGGCGGACTCGCTTGTGCCTTCTACCCTGGGATTTCCCCTCACTTTGGAGAGATGCCCTGTTTCCCAGGGACCTCAGAAGACTACCTTGTCCTGCCCCGCAGTCTCAAGGGAGGCAGCCCACGCCAGACAGCCTTGCCTACCGCCCAGCCCCCAACCCCTGTCCTCACCCCAACCCAGCCCTTGTACCTCACTCTTAGCGGGGGACTCAGGCGTGCTTGCCTTCCGGACAGCCACAGGCGGAGGCAGGGGGCTGCTGGCCAGGGTCGCAATCACCTGGCCCTGGGCATTCAACAACAGCTGGGGGGTCACAGCCTGGACCTGCAGGCtcggggctggagctggggctgcCACGCTAGCCGAGTTCACTACCCATGGCAGGGCTCCAATAACCTGGGAGAAGACAACGCAGGGACCCCGGCGTGTGAGGCCAGTGCCCAGTCCCGCCCCCAACCCAAAACCCAACACTGGCAGGCGAAGGGACTTAAATGAATCATTTCACCCTtatggacctcagtttcctcatcagtaaagaGGATTCATCCTCTAGGAGCTGGAGCCTTCATTCAACCTCCAGAGCTAtggtggggcaggaagaggtCCACCCGTGAATCACAGCCCTGGTTGCAAATCCCTGCCCTGCCACATTTTCCTGGGTGGCTTCCTTTCTCTGGACCTCAGCCTTCTCCCCTGTGAAAGGGGAATGAGAATCTGCACGTGGTAGGCCTGTACTCAAAGTGAGGTGACGTCATGTATGAGAAGGCAGATGCAGAGCCGGGCTACAAAGTGGGGGATCCACAAAAGAAAGCCCCCCCAGAGGGAGCCCCTAGGGGGCAGAGGGGTGGCTACACCCCTGCCTGAGCTCAGCATCAGTAGATGGGTGCCACACGAGGGACAGGACAGCAGCCTGACACCCTGCTCGAGTTTCTCTAACCCTTAGCACGTGTCATCttcccccgccccgcgccccaaCCCCAGCTTCTCCTCAGCCCCCAACCCTCAGCCCTGCCTTTGACCACTTGCCTGTCCCTGAGCGTTGGTGAGGATCTGACTGCTGATCCCCGGCATGCTGGGGATGGCGTTGGCAATGACCGGAGTGGTAGTGAGGGAGCCTAGGATCTGGGTCTGTCCCCCGAGGGAAGCAGCACTGATCTGTGGGTGGAGAAAGAGCCTTGCTCAGAGGCCACGGGGCAAGaaagagcccaaggcagagaggaggaggctgagggctggggggttggggtgaTACAGGTGCTGGGCAGATGTGAATGTGGGCTACAGGCCCAGGTCCACCAGCTGAAGAGTAACCAGGGCCCGGGGCCGTagggggctggtggggaggggtggggctgcCACCAGGGAAGGGCAACTCTGGCTAATCTCTCAGGCCAGGCCTAGGAGGACAGAAAGTCCGACGGGAGGGGCCGATGTGATTCTGGTCACATCTAACAGCTCCCCTGCCAAGCCAGGAGCCACACTGGACAGACACTGGTAGGGGTGGGAGCCTCCAGCTCTGCATGAGCCAGAGCTCACAAGTGTGCTACCCCAGACACCATCCCACCCTCCAAGGCCGATCCAGTGGTTCAGGTTCTGGAGAACTGGCCCAGCCCTCTTGGCGGAGGCTGTCTGCTCTTGTCTGGGACGGACGGGCTGGTGGATGCAAGGAGAAGGCCTCCGAGGGAGCCATCTCTGCTGATGTGTTGGAAAAGAGCCGTTTTCAAGGGGCTGGtcctccacctccttcctcccctgtGGGAAGGGCCAGTTCCACCCTTGGCCCGAGATTCCGTCCATCCCTGGTCAGCCCTGGGTGAGGGCAGCGGCTTACAATTCCCGGGCTTAGCGCGAAGCCCGCGGGCTGGACGGTGATCTGTGGGGGGTTGTCCACCGGCTTGGGTGTGGGGGCCGTCGTGGTGGCAGCAGGGGGCTGCGGGAGAATGGCAGGCGTGGTCTGCAGCAGCGGCGGGGTCTGGAACAGCGTCTGGGGCGGGGCTGCTGGCCGGGGCTGGGTGGGCGACGAGGCCTGTGCTGGCGCTTGCGGTGGTACAGCTTGGACAGGTGTCGGGAGTGCGGCGTTCAGCACGGCTGCTGCTACGGAGCAAGGCAGAGACAGGGGTGCTCAAACGCCCAGCCGCAGCCCCAGAGCGGCTCCAATCCCAGGGGATCTGGCACAAGGATGAGAAGGGGTTGGGACagcagggcagaggggacagaCAGCTGCGATTCCCTTGATCCTCGCACAGGACAACATCTCTCATCCCCCCTCCCTTGGGCCTGGAGGTGTTGGAGGTTCAAAACCAGAAGATGGATCTTCTTGCGGTCCTTCTCCCGAGGCTGGTCATGGGGTGAATTCTGgcgtggggggagaggggcagtcTCAGTTGGCTGAAGTAAGAGAGGCCTGCTGGGCCAGCACGGTGTCACGGTCTCGAGTCCCGAGGTGGTGCTGCAGCTCTGTGGCTGGGTGCCTGGGACACCGGATCCAGACTCCGGGCTGGGGCCCCGTGGGCCGCGGGTTCTGAGTCCAACATGGCCAGCGCGCGTGCAGGGAGAGTAGTATAGGGTGGTAGGGGGGCCTGGTGCAGTCCTGGGGAGAGTGGCCGTTACCTTGCAGACCGGCTAAAGGTGGCTTGAAAATTCCCCCCGTGGGAGAAGCAGCTGTCAGTCCTGGGAGGGCGGCCACGGTTGCTGTAGGAATTGTCCACACGGCCAGCCCCTGCTGACCAGCCACTTGACCTGCAATACTGATGGGGATAAGAAGAGGTTGAGTAACTGCCCCTGCTGGAACCATAACTCCTGTCAGAACTGTGGCTAAGTTTTCCTGAGTCAAGACCTGCAAAAGCAAACaagatttcaaaaagaaaagaaaaaataaaaaatcaacattGACAGCGCAAACGCCGGGTCTCTAGGACCCGGTTGAGCACAAACAACGCATTCtgagggcggtgggggggtggggggaaggccaCATGAGGGTGGGGAAGAGACAAGCCCTAGCCAGAGGCCCAACCCTAAGGGGCTGCCTGGACCTGACGAGCCTGCCTTCAGAGAAGCTGCCCACCCCCCTTGGACACAGGGCCTGGCCCTGCTCACAGCACGCCAAGGGGGCACAGGCATGGCCTGTCGCCTCCTAGGCCTCTCCTGGGCCCTTAGCCACAGGACTGGGGCTTTGTGGCcaggaagcaggggtgggggctcaAGGGCCTACTGAGGCCTCTGGGAAGTTCTGATGGAAGATACCCCTGCCAGGTGCCCAGCGGATCTGTGCCTGGAGCAGAAAGCCACAGGGAGCTCAGTACGGTTGGGGGAATCCAGGATGCAGCTTTTCACAGTGCTGGGGCTGCCCCCTGGCTCTAAAAGAGGACTCTGAATGACCTATTAACTCATCCAGGCATCCACTGGAGGGGCTAACAAGGGTACCCGCTCATTTAGTCATGAGATTAAACAGAGATGCCTGGGGCACTAAAGAGTCAATGTTATCCCTACCTACAGTCCTTGCTGGGCTGAGGGATATGACTTGGCAAACACACATCTGATCTTCCCAGAGGGCCTGATCTGGGGTAGGGGACAGACCAGGGGTACCTCGTAGGGGAAGCCCTCCTCTAAGCCACAGCCCCTTCCCTGTTCTGCCCGTGAAATTCCCAGATCCCGCGGCCACCCCACGTTCCCTATCCCATGCTTCGCTCCTGCCCAGGGCCCGCTGCTCAGCTCCCTGGGAGGCCCTTACCTGGGGGGCAGCTTGTACAGCGAGGGGCGCCAGCGTCTGGGATGCCTGAGGCTGGCTCGGGGCTTGGCTGAAGGTGGCAACGGCAGGGGCAGGGCTCGGAGGGATCCCCGGGAGAGACTTCACTTCACGTGGCATGGAGAGAAAGGACAAGGAGTGAGCCTGGTACACCCAGAGGGGTCACCGGCGTAGAGTGTCTGGTTGCACCCTGAGGTGGCAACTCTCAGCCTCACACTGTACTTCTGCATAACCCCAGGTCAATCGCTGGCCTTCCCTGGCCCGGGAGAGACCGCTTCCCCCAGTGCTGCCAGTCTCAAGAAGAGGAGGCTGGCGCGCCCTGTACCCGACCTGCAAGGTAGGTCACCCTCTTCCCACCTCTAGTGGAAGTAAACGCAGGCCTGTGCACAGCTGGCTCTCAGTCTCTCACTTCCCGGTTCCCCAGGACATGGTGACCTATCACACAATCAGTACAAGGGCCCTCAGTGAAcctggcggggagggagggagctagAACGGATGGAAGCAACTCTCCTTGGCTCATCTGGCAACGGAATCACTGTTCACAACACCCGTGGGCTACTTTTTGGAAGCAGGTGCTGGCCTGGGGGAGGGCTACCAGGATTCCTGTAGGGGCAAGTCCTTGAAGTGACAGGCCCCGAAAACTGGACACCGGAACCCAGGGGCACTCCAGGCTGGACAGCGTTTCTCTGCCGGGGCCTGAGGTCTGAAGTCCAGAAGAGAAGCTTCACTGAGCTTAAACGGGAGCTTTTCACCCACATTAAAGCCCCCTCCTGCTCCCTTGACATAGGTATTGGGGACCCCCACCGGGAAACCTCTTCAAAGCCATACAACAATGAGGAGGGGGGTTATTATTTAATATGTGGTGAGACTACGGATGGGGTGATGGAGGTTAGACCAGATTCGTGGCTTCTTAATACCGGATGGGCATAGATTTCTAGGCCCATTTCAAGGCCTCTTGGATCAGAATGCCCGGGAGTGGAGGCAGCAAACTCTccactctctcttctttcttttaagcTCGCTTGTGACACAGCATGAAATAGATTAACTTCCAACCCAGCATTCCCAACCCCTCTGTTAATCAGGAAAGGCGGCAACCTAACTCAGGACTGTGATGTCCACAGTATACAATGACAAAAAATCCAATTGTTTAAGGAAATAAGGAGACAAACAGGCAACACGAAAGCCTTCTAAaagtcaaacagaaaacaaaatggcagGTTTATCTCCCCCATGGAAGGGAAATACAGTTCTAACcactgaaaaaaatcagagagcaCAGGGATACTCTGAAtctatgaaaatttaaataagattttgcttgacaaaattttataaaattaaaaagaggaaagtggGAAAATGGGAATGTGATTAACATGACGGTGAAAAGCTTACTATCTAAAGAAAGGAGATATTCATTTTATTAGGACCTATTTCCCAAGTAGGACCCAGGGTCCAAGGGTTTGCATCCATTTAGGGCTgactgtctttagctcaggtcctttCCTGCGAGACTGCTTTTCAGAAAGACTGAACCAATTCACAGTACTGTCAATAATGTCCCCATTTCTCCACCATGCCCCCAATTTAGGTTTTATCACTATTTACTTTTTTGGCTTAACAGGCACGTGGTACCTTCTAGTCAATTACTTGAGCTCTCATTGAGAGATTTTGTATTTTCCCACGGGATGACTTCCTCCTACATACACATTTAACTTCTCTTCAAAAGGAATTTGAGTGGACTAtacctcaaagaaaaaaaaaattcttggggcacctgggtggctcagtgggttaagcctctgccttcggctcaggtcatgatcccagggtcctgggatcgagccctacatcaggctctctgctcagcagggagcctgcttccccccccctctctgcctgtctctctgcctacttgtgatctctctctctctgtcaaataaataaataaaatcttttaaaaaaaattctcggggcgcctgggtggctcagtgggttaagtcgctgccttaggctcaggtcatgatctcagggtcctgggatcgagccccacatcgggctccctactcagcggggagcctgcttcctcctctctctctctgcctgcttctctgcctatctctctctctgtcaaataaataaataaaatctagggcgcctgggtggctcagtgggttaagccgctgccttcggctcaggtcatgatctcagggtcctgggatcgagtcccacattgggctctctgctcggcggggagcctgcttccctctctctctctctgcctgcctctctgcctacttgtgatctcctgtctctcgctgtcaaataaataaataaaaataaaaaaaaa
This DNA window, taken from Meles meles chromosome 7, mMelMel3.1 paternal haplotype, whole genome shotgun sequence, encodes the following:
- the POU6F1 gene encoding POU domain, class 6, transcription factor 1 isoform X3, yielding MPRSQPRRRAKGWRAWLLRPPRAEALAKPVNLLVKPGQTTQTRLQRPRSLPGIPPSPAPAVATFSQAPSQPQASQTLAPLAVQAAPQVLTQENLATVLTGVMVPAGAVTQPLLIPISIAGQVAGQQGLAVWTIPTATVAALPGLTAASPTGGIFKPPLAGLQAAAVLNAALPTPVQAVPPQAPAQASSPTQPRPAAPPQTLFQTPPLLQTTPAILPQPPAATTTAPTPKPVDNPPQITVQPAGFALSPGIISAASLGGQTQILGSLTTTPVIANAIPSMPGISSQILTNAQGQVIGALPWVVNSASVAAPAPAPSLQVQAVTPQLLLNAQGQVIATLASSPLPPPVAVRKASTPESPAKSEVQPIQPTPAVPQPAVVITSPAPAAKPSASAPIPITCSETPTVSQLVSKPHTPSPDEDGINLEEIREFAKNFKIRRLSLGLTQTQVGQALTATEGPAYSQSAICRFEKLDITPKSAQKLKPVLEKWLNEAELRNQEGQQNLMEFVGGEPSKKRKRRTSFTPQAIEALNAYFEKNPLPTGQEITEIAKELNYDREVVRVWFCNRRQTLKNTSKLNVFQIP
- the POU6F1 gene encoding POU domain, class 6, transcription factor 1 isoform X2; this encodes MDPGAGPESSLTVNEQVIVMSGHETIRVLEVGVDAQISAEEEGKGLEGVAAEASQSRGPGEASEPAGEAGPDNPDSSAEATVKSLPGIPPSPAPAVATFSQAPSQPQASQTLAPLAVQAAPQVLTQENLATVLTGVMVPAGAVTQPLLIPISIAGQVAGQQGLAVWTIPTATVAALPGLTAASPTGGIFKPPLAGLQAAVLNAALPTPVQAVPPQAPAQASSPTQPRPAAPPQTLFQTPPLLQTTPAILPQPPAATTTAPTPKPVDNPPQITVQPAGFALSPGIISAASLGGQTQILGSLTTTPVIANAIPSMPGISSQILTNAQGQVIGALPWVVNSASVAAPAPAPSLQVQAVTPQLLLNAQGQVIATLASSPLPPPVAVRKASTPESPAKSEVQPIQPTPAVPQPAVVITSPAPAAKPSASAPIPITCSETPTVSQLVSKPHTPSPDEDGINLEEIREFAKNFKIRRLSLGLTQTQVGQALTATEGPAYSQSAICRFEKLDITPKSAQKLKPVLEKWLNEAELRNQEGQQNLMEFVGGEPSKKRKRRTSFTPQAIEALNAYFEKNPLPTGQEITEIAKELNYDREVVRVWFCNRRQTLKNTSKLNVFQIP
- the POU6F1 gene encoding POU domain, class 6, transcription factor 1 isoform X1 — its product is MDPGAGPESSLTVNEQVIVMSGHETIRVLEVGVDAQISAEEEGKGLEGVAAEASQSRGPGEASEPAGEAGPDNPDSSAEATVKSLPGIPPSPAPAVATFSQAPSQPQASQTLAPLAVQAAPQVLTQENLATVLTGVMVPAGAVTQPLLIPISIAGQVAGQQGLAVWTIPTATVAALPGLTAASPTGGIFKPPLAGLQAAAVLNAALPTPVQAVPPQAPAQASSPTQPRPAAPPQTLFQTPPLLQTTPAILPQPPAATTTAPTPKPVDNPPQITVQPAGFALSPGIISAASLGGQTQILGSLTTTPVIANAIPSMPGISSQILTNAQGQVIGALPWVVNSASVAAPAPAPSLQVQAVTPQLLLNAQGQVIATLASSPLPPPVAVRKASTPESPAKSEVQPIQPTPAVPQPAVVITSPAPAAKPSASAPIPITCSETPTVSQLVSKPHTPSPDEDGINLEEIREFAKNFKIRRLSLGLTQTQVGQALTATEGPAYSQSAICRFEKLDITPKSAQKLKPVLEKWLNEAELRNQEGQQNLMEFVGGEPSKKRKRRTSFTPQAIEALNAYFEKNPLPTGQEITEIAKELNYDREVVRVWFCNRRQTLKNTSKLNVFQIP